In Geotalea uraniireducens, one genomic interval encodes:
- a CDS encoding HU family DNA-binding protein, which translates to MTKAELVDAVAKSANLTKAAADKAVGAFIGAVGDALKKGDKVTLVGFGSFEVSTRKARTGRNPQTGKEIKIAAAKVPKFRPGKALKDAVAGKKK; encoded by the coding sequence ATGACCAAAGCAGAACTTGTGGATGCTGTAGCGAAATCTGCCAACCTGACCAAGGCAGCTGCTGACAAGGCTGTTGGTGCCTTCATTGGCGCTGTCGGCGATGCGCTGAAAAAGGGTGACAAAGTTACCCTGGTCGGCTTCGGGAGTTTCGAGGTATCCACCCGCAAGGCCCGCACCGGCCGTAACCCCCAGACCGGTAAGGAAATCAAGATCGCTGCCGCCAAGGTTCCCAAGTTCCGTCCGGGCAAAGCCCTCAAGGACGCCGTTGCTGGCAAGAAGAAATAA
- a CDS encoding penicillin-binding protein 1A, with product MALYNGRQNPASRNINRRQGKSPLKIFLVTASIIGGIGLLALAGYLFFLYNSLPRVDRLADYKPPIVSQVFGDDGSLVGEFYLERRIVVPVDKIPRQLIQAFVAAEDANFYQHKGLDYVGILRAAVKNLLSLSKKEGASTITQQVAKSMLLTPEKKFSRKFKEAILAKRMEERLSKDEILYIYLNQIYLGAGSYGVQVAAETYFGKNVDQLNLAEMAMLAGLPKAPNYYSPIKHLDRAKERQAYVLDRMVKEGYITQAEAEHARAMPIVIKSMKTVNSDQSAYFLEHIRIQLEEKYGMDKLYKEGLRIYTTMDGAMQKAAYEAVVTGLKNVDKRQGFRGPLRYLAETEVDDFCRKVEDGIDTASLKEGSTYQGVVTAVNPAKGEATVRVGDRTGILSRKNMAWAGKLQLVNSWGKQEGKGKFLPLGSVVLVSVITPDVNKAGAVLALDQEPEAQAAVVSIDPRTGAVRAMVGGYDFHKSQFNRAIQARRNPGSAFKPLIYAAALDKGLTPATIFDDSPVEYDSGQEKAWRPKNYDNIYRGNVTMREALTNSINVVSVKILEQIGVDYAIDYAKKLGITSPLAANLTLALGSSSLTPLELTSAYAVFASGGYRTTPYFITKVEDSDGKVLEETAPPVIPVMTNNSSATVVDGDGATAPAQAPAPAAGSERGPAAVPVISPETAYIITNLMESVVTSGTGQRARALGRPVAGKTGTTNDMKDAWFIGYVPQLVTGVWVGYDQERSLGAGGSGGQAAAPIWTEFMKQAVARLPVKNFTAPSDITFATIDPQTGKLARDGAPGAIVEGFAAGTEPKSYDSDAPAADDAQ from the coding sequence ATGGCGTTGTACAACGGTCGGCAGAACCCCGCCTCCCGGAACATAAACCGGCGGCAAGGAAAAAGTCCATTAAAAATTTTTCTCGTGACAGCCTCGATCATCGGTGGAATCGGGCTGCTCGCACTAGCCGGTTACCTGTTTTTCCTGTACAACTCGCTGCCGCGGGTCGATCGCCTGGCCGATTACAAGCCGCCGATCGTTTCCCAGGTGTTCGGCGACGACGGCAGCCTGGTGGGCGAATTTTACCTGGAGCGGCGGATCGTCGTCCCGGTGGACAAGATTCCCCGCCAGCTGATCCAGGCTTTTGTCGCCGCGGAAGATGCCAACTTTTATCAACACAAGGGGCTCGACTATGTGGGGATTCTCCGGGCGGCCGTCAAGAACCTCCTGTCGTTGAGCAAGAAGGAGGGGGCGTCCACCATCACCCAGCAGGTGGCCAAGTCGATGCTTCTCACTCCGGAGAAGAAGTTCTCCCGCAAGTTCAAGGAGGCGATCCTTGCCAAACGGATGGAGGAACGGCTCTCCAAGGACGAAATCCTCTATATTTACCTGAACCAGATCTATCTCGGCGCGGGTTCCTACGGGGTGCAGGTGGCGGCGGAGACCTACTTCGGCAAGAACGTCGACCAGCTGAACCTGGCGGAGATGGCGATGCTGGCCGGCCTCCCCAAGGCGCCCAACTACTATTCGCCGATCAAGCACCTGGATCGGGCCAAGGAGCGCCAGGCGTACGTCCTCGACCGGATGGTCAAGGAGGGATATATCACCCAGGCGGAAGCGGAGCATGCCCGGGCGATGCCGATCGTCATCAAGTCGATGAAAACGGTCAACAGCGACCAGTCGGCCTATTTCCTCGAGCACATCCGGATTCAGCTCGAAGAGAAGTACGGCATGGACAAGCTGTACAAGGAAGGGCTGCGGATCTATACGACGATGGACGGCGCGATGCAGAAGGCGGCCTACGAAGCGGTGGTGACCGGCCTGAAGAACGTCGACAAGCGCCAGGGGTTCCGCGGCCCGCTTCGCTACCTTGCCGAGACGGAGGTCGACGACTTCTGCCGGAAGGTGGAAGATGGCATCGACACGGCCAGCCTCAAGGAGGGGAGCACCTACCAAGGGGTGGTGACGGCGGTGAACCCGGCCAAGGGTGAGGCGACGGTCCGGGTCGGCGACCGGACCGGCATCCTGTCGCGGAAAAACATGGCCTGGGCGGGCAAGCTCCAACTGGTCAACAGCTGGGGCAAACAGGAAGGCAAAGGGAAATTCCTGCCGCTCGGCAGCGTGGTCCTGGTTAGCGTCATTACCCCGGATGTCAACAAGGCCGGGGCGGTGCTGGCCCTCGATCAGGAGCCGGAGGCCCAGGCCGCGGTGGTGTCGATCGATCCCCGGACCGGGGCGGTGCGGGCGATGGTCGGCGGCTACGATTTCCACAAGAGCCAGTTCAATCGGGCGATCCAGGCGCGCCGCAACCCCGGGTCGGCTTTCAAGCCGCTGATCTATGCGGCCGCCCTCGACAAGGGGCTGACGCCCGCCACCATCTTCGACGATTCCCCCGTCGAGTATGACAGCGGCCAGGAAAAGGCCTGGCGGCCGAAGAACTATGACAATATCTACCGCGGCAACGTCACGATGCGTGAGGCGCTGACCAACTCGATCAACGTGGTGAGCGTGAAGATCCTCGAACAGATTGGCGTCGACTACGCGATCGATTACGCCAAGAAACTCGGCATTACCTCGCCGCTGGCGGCCAACCTGACCCTGGCGCTCGGTTCGTCGAGCCTTACCCCCCTCGAATTGACCTCGGCCTACGCGGTCTTCGCCTCCGGCGGCTACCGGACCACCCCCTATTTCATTACCAAGGTGGAGGACAGCGACGGGAAGGTGCTGGAGGAGACGGCGCCTCCGGTGATCCCGGTGATGACCAACAACTCCTCGGCGACGGTTGTCGACGGGGATGGGGCAACGGCGCCGGCACAGGCTCCAGCGCCGGCTGCCGGCAGCGAGCGCGGGCCAGCCGCCGTCCCGGTCATCTCGCCGGAAACCGCCTACATCATTACCAATCTGATGGAAAGTGTCGTCACCAGCGGCACCGGACAACGGGCCCGGGCGCTCGGCCGGCCGGTGGCCGGGAAGACCGGTACCACCAACGATATGAAGGATGCCTGGTTTATCGGCTATGTACCGCAACTGGTAACCGGCGTCTGGGTCGGCTATGATCAGGAACGCTCCCTCGGGGCCGGGGGATCGGGCGGCCAGGCGGCGGCGCCGATCTGGACCGAATTCATGAAACAGGCGGTTGCCCGGCTGCCGGTGAAGAATTTTACGGCGCCGTCGGATATTACCTTTGCCACCATCGATCCTCAAACGGGCAAGCTGGCGCGCGATGGCGCGCCGGGAGCGATCGTCGAGGGGTTCGCGGCCGGGACCGAGCCGAAGAGCTATGATAGCGATGCGCCGGCGGCGGATGATGCGCAATAG